atataggctccataggaatatacagtcagaataaaagtgatctgaggtgtgaggggattttgggtactcacctttactcctccttggtggcgcagcagcagcagaacagcgcccgcagtctataagggaaggagaaaaaccagcatgactttcctgagatcagacccgtcagcagtgatggggaatagacattacactggagagaggggactcagtgctatcctagtgggtgagatacaggcggcaccatgtcacttgtatgtctgtattatgtacatgaggcctttcgtggttattatatgtgactgataatataatatatagtgatgacatgaggatatacagtgcagcaatagaggtgtgttatcatgtaaatgtatcatcccatatatttacctggataagatggatctcctcctgctgctgcttctgccgaggagaaacgaccaagaaatggagggaaatcaatggttagtgtaaggaaaccagaatttctgagcagattatatagaaacaatgctcttttaccagctctattcacacctgcagtaatatactattcaccattacccacaatagaaattagatcccacctccaaatagagcgcccccgtcctctctctatatacagcatgataaataacaattccttgcttcacaatgttataggttttgtttcattacctggggatctccatggCCGTCCCTttgtcctcctcgtcctccttttcttctctgtgtatagaacgtaaaccatctcatatataaatatattgttatattacacattaaatattttattgtaaagaaggtgattgcaatagtaatgtagtgagctgtacactgctctatacaatgaccatatagtactgtatattgcaggtacagccagctaaagtataaagtgtatggggaccttaacaactaagtcccagtgtcagcagtttgtaatgtgaataaatgctgttaaaataaatagaaaaatatgattctctgtctaactagagcgccccctatcctgccctcccactgctcttctctctatacaggatgggaaaaaaataaacgtgtattcacaatactataagctttgagccctcacctggggatgtcgtcagccacgtcctcttcctcgtcgacgtcgatttcactgtgtagagaacatacaccagcttgcatatatatatatatatatatatatatatatatatacacacacacattctatcTTCCtgtcgctcctctctctatacaatatagtaaaaaaaaaaaaaaacttgtattcacaatactataagctttgagccctcacctggggatgtccgcagccgcgccatcttcctcgtcgtcgtcgatttcactgtgaacatacaccagcttgtatatatatatatatatatatatatatatatatatatatatatacacacacacacacacacacacacatatacacatcatgtcTTCCtgacgctcctctctctatacaggatggtaaaataaataaacatgtattcacaatgcaataagctttgagccctcacctggaaaAGTCTGCAGCCtcgtccgcctcctcctcttcgtcagtctcactgtatatagaacataaaccagcttgtgtatataaatatatatagacatttattaagaccagagtaaatccagcaggacctgtacctaccacaaggcagctgcagagatctacaagtgctccgcagcaggtatagaaatctacaagtgctccgcagcaggtgcagaaatctacaagtgctccgcagcaggtgcagaaatctacaagtgctccgcagcaggtatagaaatctacaagtgctccgcagcaggtacagaaatctacaagtgctccgcagcaggtgcagaaatctacaagtgctccgcagcaggtgtaggtttctgccctgatttttccctgtttttcggcataaaccaggataaattagtagcagatggaggccacagctttttgtgcccctttctcaatgtgctcagggctgcacatatataaatctgccccatagtgtttggggatatgtgaatatacatatgtgagtatttggtggggaacacagatataaatggactcatattgtcatatcatgtagatggatgattatatctctgctgcttcttcatacttacacaatggtctccaggctcgggatccaactgtagagcgggtacttgtcgtctctgtaacagagaacatagggttggttaggaggattggtacttggtcccatttgaaactttcagaaaatgttatttattgtgatatctcaataagaacatgaaatccatcaggatatttattaaccccttgtcatcactgccagttttccccttaaagtgacactgtcaccccctttgtgcattctgacatctctacacaggtgtaaagggtaaatttagcggttttcataccttattttatatcatacgtcatggtgcttgtttaagtaaaaagtgtccttttatcaactgcagattgtgttgtgTGGCATAagcgccacttagtcccgcccataatgccacagttggccccgccccctcgttggctattggaacaggctggccgaaaggtctagaccccaccccctttacgtacgtcggccaaccaataggcgtcaaggaggtggggccaaCAGTGTTGTtctgggcggggctaagtggcactaatgctgcaaggccacgcccacttaatactatctgcagttgataaaaggacactttttacttgaacaagcaccatgacgtatgatatgaaataaggtatgaaaaacgctaaatttaccctttacacctgtatagagatgtcaaaatgcacaaagggggtgacagtgtcactttaaggggatgtgcacattgaggaataggcgaggaatttaaagcgggatccgctcttagggtgtgttcactcttcagaatctgcacggataatctccagtggattccgccgctcgcccctgctcgcacacgtttgcctctccacctgtcccattctatggtcgggcggattccgacatctgcccaaagaattgacatgccaatactttgggcggatggcagaatccccccgaccatagaatggagtcaatggaacaggaggagatgcgggcaatggaatccatggcaggttatccgtgcggattccataatgtgagcacaccctaaatttccgcttgaaattcttcccataaaatttgaatagagcaattccattgtgttcaatggtatttctgctctgttgttcacacagcagaattttctgccgcggatccgccttccgacaaagaattgacttgtcaatttctTGGGCCGATTCCAGCAggagaatcctatagaagtcaatggggtttgaattccgcttgaattctgctcctattctgccagagctgaatagatgaatttcaagcagaaaactttcctcttcaattcctcactggTAACCCGTCTCGGATTAGGCCACTCGCGCTGGAACacatctccacccatgccatagactctgttctatggtcggtcagattccgccatccacccgaagaattgacaagtcaattctttgggtggacggcggaatccgtccgaccataaaatggagtctatggcaagggcagaaatgtgtgcgagcgggggcgaaaactattgtaaaaataatttattagatttttttgctgttttcgtgtagtgtaattacctgaatatccacggggcgtccatcacggccatcttccacctattacataataataaaaaataattgcatattataaaggggatattagtctgtcctccaagtgctgcatattgggggaggttttatagaaacatgtacattggaaatccactggcccagatttattagaccagatgatgggactataaatgcgctgttagcactggggatttgggatgagatgtgaaagtcaccacaatcagtgattttgtcttcttggtggtttccgtcactttgggaccttggtgtgtgctctaggtatggcgtctattctttacatatgtgttgtgtgttttgttaaaggggtactccagtgggggggcacttttttactgggaccggggaggaggtggccgaggaaaaagccgtccactcacctccccggttccagcggcaggtcccgcatcgcggcgctccggtgcccgattcccagccgcttcccgagacgtgacttctcaggtccgctcagccactcagtaaaggaggcgggatctgagcggacttgaaacggatcccgcctccttcacttcaaatggatggatgacatttatatttttgtatatttatttttgattgttgatatgcaatgacattcgttgtaaagaaaaaaaaagtttttgttttatcactttacagttcatgtgattgaggttggtttcaca
This portion of the Dendropsophus ebraccatus isolate aDenEbr1 unplaced genomic scaffold, aDenEbr1.pat pat_scaffold_1164_ctg1, whole genome shotgun sequence genome encodes:
- the LOC138774964 gene encoding major centromere autoantigen B-like: MEEELNIIYSEEDQFVEDTDFPVVYEEHAGLDDGEDEESDFGSDIDDIEEDSDDWDSDDIDERLEDLEWKMAVMDAPWIFRDDKYPLYSWIPSLETIVETDEEEEADEAADFSSEIDDDEEDGAAADIPSEIDVDEEEDVADDIPREEKEDEEDKGTAMEIPRSSSRRRSILSRLRALFCCCCATKEE